One genomic window of Anoplolepis gracilipes chromosome 5, ASM4749672v1, whole genome shotgun sequence includes the following:
- the LOC140665617 gene encoding CYFIP-related Rac1 interactor B isoform X1 gives MEPLRERFRCLSRCKVTLVERSSTLTMGKLLSLLARDESTCCTPQKYDVFLDFENAQPSDIERETFEAVQRVLKNSESILEEIQCYKGAGKEIREAISAPTEECQRKAYLTVAPLVAKLKRFYEFSLELERVVPKILGQLCSGNLSPTQHLETQQALVKQLAEILEFVLKFDEHKMKTPAIQNDFSYYRRTLTRASLARQDNAEKDLVVGNELANRMSLFYAHATPMLRVLSHATITFLMDNEDIARENITETLGTMAKVCLRMLENPNLLAQFQREETQLFVLRVMVGLVILYDHVHPQGAFVKGSNVDVKGCVKLLKDQPPCKSEGLLNALRYTTKHLNEENTPKNIKNLLAA, from the exons ATGGAACCTCTTCGCGAACGTTTCAG ATGCCTTTCACGTTGTAAAGTGACACTTGTGGAAAGAAGCAGTACTCTTACGATGGGTAAGCTTTTGAGTCTTTTGGCTCGAGACGAGTCTACCTGTTGCACGCCTCAAAAGTATGACGTTTTCTTAGATTTCGAAA ATGCGCAGCCATCAGATATCGAACGCGAAACGTTTGAGGCAGTGCAAAGGGTgctaaaaaattcagaatctATTTTGGAGGAAATACAATGCTATAAAGGAGCCGGGAAAGAAATTAGAGAAGCGATTTCGGCTCCCACGGAGGAATGCCAAAGGAAAGCTTATCTAACTGTAGCACCTCTTGTCGCGAAACTCAAAcgattttatgaattttcctTGGAACTCG AAAGGGTTGTACCGAAAATTTTGGGACAACTATGTTCGGGAAATCTCTCACCGACGCAACATCTGGAGACGCAACAGGCCCTAGTTAAGCAATTGGCAGAGATACTGGAATTTGTATTGAAGTTCGACGAACATAAAATGAAAACGCCTGCGATCCAGAACGACTTCAGTTACTATCGAAGGACATTGACAAGGGCGTCGTTGGCGCGACAGGACAACGCCGAGAAGGATCTAGTTGTCGGCAACGAGCTCGCCAACCGAATGTCCTTGTTCTACGCCCACGCGACACCCATGCTTCGTGTTCTGAGTCACGCGACCATTACTTTCTTGATGGAC aacgaAGATATagcaagagaaaatataacagAAACGCTTGGTACAATGGCAAAAGTGTGTCTTCGAATGTTGGAAAATCC GAATCTGTTGGCGCAATTCCAACGAGAAGAGACCCAGCTCTTTGTTTTAAGAGTCATGGTAGGTTTGGTAATCCTCTACGATCATGTACATCCCCAAGGTGCCTTTGTAAAGGGTTCGAATGTGGAT GTCAAAGGCTGTGTAAAACTATTAAAGGATCAGCCGCCTTGTAAGAGCGAAGGTCTGCTGAATGCCCTTCGCTATACCACGAAGCACTTAAACGAGGAGAACACgccgaaaaatataaaaaatctgctGGCCGCATGA
- the LOC140665617 gene encoding CYFIP-related Rac1 interactor B isoform X2, with translation MGKLLSLLARDESTCCTPQKYDVFLDFENAQPSDIERETFEAVQRVLKNSESILEEIQCYKGAGKEIREAISAPTEECQRKAYLTVAPLVAKLKRFYEFSLELERVVPKILGQLCSGNLSPTQHLETQQALVKQLAEILEFVLKFDEHKMKTPAIQNDFSYYRRTLTRASLARQDNAEKDLVVGNELANRMSLFYAHATPMLRVLSHATITFLMDNEDIARENITETLGTMAKVCLRMLENPNLLAQFQREETQLFVLRVMVGLVILYDHVHPQGAFVKGSNVDVKGCVKLLKDQPPCKSEGLLNALRYTTKHLNEENTPKNIKNLLAA, from the exons ATGGGTAAGCTTTTGAGTCTTTTGGCTCGAGACGAGTCTACCTGTTGCACGCCTCAAAAGTATGACGTTTTCTTAGATTTCGAAA ATGCGCAGCCATCAGATATCGAACGCGAAACGTTTGAGGCAGTGCAAAGGGTgctaaaaaattcagaatctATTTTGGAGGAAATACAATGCTATAAAGGAGCCGGGAAAGAAATTAGAGAAGCGATTTCGGCTCCCACGGAGGAATGCCAAAGGAAAGCTTATCTAACTGTAGCACCTCTTGTCGCGAAACTCAAAcgattttatgaattttcctTGGAACTCG AAAGGGTTGTACCGAAAATTTTGGGACAACTATGTTCGGGAAATCTCTCACCGACGCAACATCTGGAGACGCAACAGGCCCTAGTTAAGCAATTGGCAGAGATACTGGAATTTGTATTGAAGTTCGACGAACATAAAATGAAAACGCCTGCGATCCAGAACGACTTCAGTTACTATCGAAGGACATTGACAAGGGCGTCGTTGGCGCGACAGGACAACGCCGAGAAGGATCTAGTTGTCGGCAACGAGCTCGCCAACCGAATGTCCTTGTTCTACGCCCACGCGACACCCATGCTTCGTGTTCTGAGTCACGCGACCATTACTTTCTTGATGGAC aacgaAGATATagcaagagaaaatataacagAAACGCTTGGTACAATGGCAAAAGTGTGTCTTCGAATGTTGGAAAATCC GAATCTGTTGGCGCAATTCCAACGAGAAGAGACCCAGCTCTTTGTTTTAAGAGTCATGGTAGGTTTGGTAATCCTCTACGATCATGTACATCCCCAAGGTGCCTTTGTAAAGGGTTCGAATGTGGAT GTCAAAGGCTGTGTAAAACTATTAAAGGATCAGCCGCCTTGTAAGAGCGAAGGTCTGCTGAATGCCCTTCGCTATACCACGAAGCACTTAAACGAGGAGAACACgccgaaaaatataaaaaatctgctGGCCGCATGA